TCGACGGGTCGATCGCGCGCACGACGCTCGCCGCGCGATCCACCACGAGCACGCCGCCCGATCCCTGCACGACCTCGCTCGCGGCGCCGCCGGGCGCGACGATCGACTCGAGCTGGTCGGTCTGCGTGTTCACGACGCCCACGAGGTCGGCGGATGCGTTCGCCACCCACACGCTCGACGCGTCGAGCTGCGGGTCGAGCGCCGCGTTGCCCTGCCAGAGCGTCGCAGCGGTCACGACGGCGACGGCGAGCGCGCCTCCCAGCGCGATGCCCCCGATCCGCGTCGCTCGACTCACGGCACCTCCGCGCACGCCTCTGCGCCGTCGCCGGAGCGACCGTCGCGATTCACGGCCACCGTGACGCACAGCTCCTCGCCGCTCGCGCCCGACAGGCGGAAGGTCGTCGCGCGCTGGATCACGGCGTCGCCCGCCGCGGTCGTCACGAGGTACGAGTCGGCGTCGACGAGGCCAGGATCGGTCCACGTGAACGCGATGCCGCCGTCGACGGGCTCGGCGACGACCTCCTCCACGACGGGGATCGCGCCCTGGATCGTCGTGACGGCGACGGCGACGATCGCGACGGCGCCGAGCACGACGGCGGTCGCGGCGCCGACGAGCACCGACACGAGGCCCTTGCGGCTCGGCGGCGTCGCCGCCTGCGTCGACGACGAGATGTCGATCTGCTGCGCGCCGCGCATCGGCGCACGTCGCCGCGCAGCGCGCACGCGCACGGGCAGCTCGTCGGCCGGCTCCTCGACGCCCGTGTCGAGGTCGCGCGACCACGGGCGCTCCTGCAGGTCGATCGGCGTCACGGGCACGCCCATCTCCTCCTGCACCGCCTGCAGGTCCTCCACCATCGGCAGGATCGAGAGATACCGGTCGGCGGGGTCCTTCGCCAGCGCCTTCCGCACGATCGTCGCGAGCGTGCGGGGCGCGTCGACGTCGAACGGCTGGATGTCGTGGGCGAGGATGCGCGCCGACAGCTCGTCGGTGCCGTTGCGGCCGCCACGGATCTCCGCCGGGCTGCGCCCGGCGACGAGCGAGTACAGCGTCGCGCCGAACGACCACACCTCGCTCGCGATCGTGCCCGCCGTCTCGTCGCGCAGCACCTCGGGCGCCGACCACGGCACCGAGACGCCCGCGGCCTCGTGGTCGCCGAGGTGCATGTTCGCGGCGATGCCGAAGTCCGACAGCACGGGATGCCCGAACGCGGTCGTGAGGATGTTCGCGGGCTTGATGTCGCGGTGCAGCGTGCCCGCGCGGTGCGCGGTCTCGAGCGCGCCGCCGACGCGCACCATGATCTCGAGCGCCTCGTCGAGCTCGAGCGGGCGCTGGCGGAAGCGGTCGCCGATCTCGGTCGAGCACAGCTCCATCACGAGGTACGGGCGGCCGTCGCCCGAGACGCTCGCCGAGTAGACGGTGAGGATCGAGGGGTGCGCGCTCAGCCGCCCCATGAGGTTCACCTCGGAGCGGAAGGCGCTGCGCACGCGGTCGTCGACGAGGTCGGCGTGCATGACCTTCACCGCGACCGGGCGGCGCGGCAGGTTCTGCTCGTACAGGAAGACGTCGGCGAACCCGCCCTTGCCGAGGATGTGGACGTGCGTGAACCCAGGCAGCACCGGTGGTGACGACGGCAGCCTGGCGGCCACGATCAGTCCTCGCGCAGCGTCGCCCGTGGCACGGTGCGGTCGACGTCCTCGACCTCGGGCGCGCGCAGCACGTCGACGACGACGACGGTCACGTTGTCGCGCCCGCCGGAGTCGAGCGCGGCGTCGATGAGCGCCTCGCACGCGGCGAGCGGCTCCTCGTGCTCGCCGAGGATGCGCTCGATGTCGACGTCGTGCAGCTCCTTCGTGAGCCCGTCGGAGCACACGAGCAGCCGCAGCCTCGGCATGATCGGCAGCAGGAAGTAGTCGGGCACCGGGTCGGCGTTGAAGCCGACGGCGCGCGTGACGACGTTCGCCTCGGGGTGCGACTCGGCCTCGTCCTCCGCGAGCAGGCCCGCGTCGACGAGCTCCTGCACCACCGAGTGGTCGACGGTGATGCGCGTGAGGCGCTCGCCGAGCATCGCGTACGTGCGCGAGTCGCCGACGTTGAAGATCGCGAAGTACGGCTCGCCGTCGTGCTCGGCGAAGGCGCAGCCGGTGACGGTCGTGCCCGTGCCGGCGTCGGCATCGCCCGCGAGGCGGGCGATGTCGGCCGTGGCCTCGCGCAGCGCCTCGACGACGTCGGAGGGCTCGACGCGGTCGCGTCCGCCCAGCTCGCCGAGGCGCTCGACGACGACGCGGCTCGCGATGTCGCCGTGGCTGTGGCCGCCCATGCCGTCGGCGATGGCGAAGACGGGAGGCTGCGTGACGAGGCTGTCCTCGTTGTGCGCCCTGCGCAGGCCGACGTCGGTCGTGCCCGCCCAGCGCACCTGGAACGTCTGGCTCGCCGGCCCCTGGCCCGTGTGCTCGCCGACAGGCGCTCCGATGTGCGTCACACGCACCAGTCTCCCAGATGCGCGCCCCAGTCGCGCACGTCGAGCGCACGGCGCGCCCCACGACGAAATCCGTCATGCACATCGATGTCGAACGACGGAATCCCTTGCGGCGAGCCTCTCGATCGGTCAGGATCGCATGCATGTCCGATCGAAGGAACCCTGCGCTCGATGACGTGTCGAAGGCGATCATCGAGCGGCTCCAGCGCGACGGCCGCAGGTCGTACGCCGACATCGGTCGCGAGGTGGGCCTCAGCGAGGCCGCCGTGCGCCAGCGCGTGCAGCGCCTCACCGAGTCGGGCGTCATGCAGATCGTCGCCGTGACCGATCCGCTGCAGCTGGGCTTCCGCAGGCAGGCGATGGTCGGCATCCGCGTGCAGGGCGACACCGTGAAGGTGGCCGAGCGCCTCGCCGAGCTGCCGCAGATCGACTACGTCGTGATGACGGCTGGCACCTTCGACGTGATCGCCGAGGTCGTCTGCGAGGACGACGACGCGCTGATCGAGCTGCTGAACACCGAGGTGCGCACCATCGAGGGCGTCGCCGCGACCGAGACGTTCCTGTACATGCGACTGGTCGAGCAGCGCTACGACTGGGGCACCCGCTAGGAGGGCATGACGATGACCGAGCTCAACGACCTGCAGACCAAGGCCGCCGACCATCTCTGGATGCACTTCGCGCGCCAGTCGGCGCTCGAGGCCGGGCAGACGCCCATCATCGTGAAGGGCTCCGGCCACCACATCTACGACGACGCCGGCAAGGAGTACATCGACGGCCTCGCGGGGCTCTTCGTCGTCGCCGCCGGCCATGGGCGCGAGTCGCTCGCGGAGGCTGCGGCTCGGCAGGCGAAGGAGCTCGCGTTCTTCCCGCTGTGGTCGTACGCGCATCCGCCGGCCATCGAGCTCGCCGACCGCATCGCGTCGTACGCGCCCGGCTCGCTGAACCACGTCTTCTTCTCGTCGGGCGGCGGCGAGGCCGTCGAGTCGGCGTTCAAGCTCGCGAAGCAGTTCTGGAAGATCCAGGGCAAGCCCATGAAGCACAAGGTCATCTCGCGCGCCGTGGCGTACCACGGCACGCCGCAGGGCGCCCTGGCCATCACGGGCATCCCGTCGCTCAAGCAGATGTTCGAGCCGCTGGTGCCCGGTGGCTTCCGCGTGCCCAACACGAACCGGTACCGCGCCGAGGAGTCGGGCTTCACGGGCACGACCGACGAGGAGTTCGGCATCTGGGCCGCCGACCGCATCGAGGAGATGATCCTCTTCGAGGGTGCCGACACCGTCGCCGCCGTCTTCCTCGAGCCCGTGCAGAACGCCGGCGGCTGCTTCCCGCCCCCGCCCGGCTACTTCCAGCGCGTGCGCGAGATCTGCGACCGCCACGACGTGCTGCTCGTGAGCGACGAGGTCATCTGCGCCTTCGGCCGCATCGGCCACATGTTCGCGTGCGACGCCTACGGCTACGAGCCCGACATGATCACGTTCGCGAAGGCCGTCACGAGCGGGTACGCGCCGCTCGGCGGCACCGTCGTGAACGACCGCGTCTACGAGCCGTTCCGGCAGGGCGACGCCATGTTCAGCCACGGCTACACGTTCGGCGGCCACCCGGTGTCGACGGCCGTCGCGAACGCGAACCTCGACCTGTTCGAGGACGAGGGCCTGCTCGAGCGCGTGCGCACGAACTCGCCGCTGTTCCGTGCGTCCCTCGAGTCGCTGCTCGACCTCGACATCGTCGGCGACGTGCGCGGCGACGGCTACTTCTTCGGCATCGAGCTCGTGAAGGACAAGGGCACGAAGGAGTCGTTCGACGGCCCCGAGTCCGAGCGCCTGCTGCGCGGCTTCCTGTCGAAGGAGCTGTGGGAGGCGGGGCTGTACTGCCGCGCCGACGACCGCGGCGACCCCGTCATCCAGCTGTCGCCACCGCTCACGATCGGCGAGCCCGAGTTCGCGGAGATCACGGGCATCCTGCGCGACGTGCTCACGCGGGCGCAGGCGCAGCTCTAGCCCGTGCTGACGAGACCCGAGCTGCACGGCACGGTCGGCGCCGTCGCGTCGACCCACTGGCTCGCCTCGAGCGCCGGCATGGCCGTGCTCGAGCGCGGCGGCAACGCGGCCGATGCTGCGGTCGCCGCCGGCTTCGTGCTCCACGTCGTCGAGCCGCACCTCAACGGACCCGGCGGCGACCTGCCGGCGATCGTGCACGTGCCCGGCTCCGAGCCGCGCGTGCTGAGCGGTCAGGGCCCGACCGGCGCTGGCGCGACGATCGCGGCGCATCGCGCGCTCGGCGTCGACCACGTGCCCGGCACGGGTCTGCTCGCCGCCGTCGTGCCCGGCGCCGTGCCCGCGTGGCTCACGCTGCTGCGCGACCTCGGCACGTGGTCGGTCGCCGACGTGCTGGCGTTCGCGATCGACCTCGCCGAGCGCGGGCACCATGTGCTGCCGCGCGTCGCCGCGACGATCGGCGCGAGCGCCGAGCGCTTCCGCAGCGAGTGGCCGACGTCGGCGGCGCTGTGGCTCGCCGACGGCGTGCCCGAGCCGTGGCAGCGCATCCGCAACCCCCTCCTCGCGCAGACGTACCGCAGGCTCGCGGATGCGGGCGCCGGGCTCGGCCGCGACGCCGCGTGCGATGCGGCGATCGCGGCGTGGAGCGAGGGCTTCGTCGCCGAGGCGATCGACGCGCACGTGCGCGTGCCGGTCGTCGACGCGACGGGCGACGCGCACCCCGGGCTGCTGCGCGGCGAGGACATGGCCGCGTGGCGGCCGACGTGGGAGGCCCCGCTGGGCCTCGACTGGCGCGGTCGCCGCGTGCTGAAGTGCGGCGCGTGGACGCAGGGGCCCGCGCTGCTCGCGCAGCTCGGCATCCTCGAGCCGCTGCTGCCGACGCGCGCCGACCGCTTCGACGCCGACCTCGTGCACCTCGCGACCGAGGCGGCGAAGCTCGCGTTCGCTGACCGCGACGCGTGGTTCGGCGACGGCGCCGACCTCACGGGCCTGCTCGACGAGCCGTACCTCGCCGAGCGTCGTGCGCTCATCGGCAGCGAGGCGTCGCTCGAGCTGCGCCCCGGCGCGCTGCACGGTGCGCCGCGGTTCCCGGTCGTGCAGGTCGAGGGCGCCGAGCGCGCCGCCGGCGCGGGTGAGCCGACGCGCGGCGACACGTGCCACCTCGACGTCGTCGACGCCGACGGCATGGTCATCTCGGCGACGCCGAGCGGCGGCTGGCTGCAGTCGAGCCCTGCGATCGAGGGCCTGGGCTTCTGCCTCGGCACGCGCGCGCAGATGCTGTGGCTCGAGGAGGGCCTCGCGACGTCGATGGCGCCGGGCATCCGCCCGCGCACGACCCTCTCCCCGTCGATGGCGCTGCACGACGACGGCACGGTCGCGGCGTTCGGCACCCCCGGCGGCGACCAGCAGGACTCGTGGCAGCTGTCGATGCTGCTCGGCATGGGCGTGCTCGGCCTCGGCCCGCAAGCGGCGATCGACGCGCCCGCGTGGCACACGACGCACCTCGTGTCGTCGTTCGACCCGCGCGTGTGGGAGCCGGGCGGCCTGCACGTGGAGTCGCGCCTCGGTGCCGACGTCATCGACGAGCTGCGCCGCCGCGGGCACCGCGTGACCGACGTCGGCGAGTGGAGCCTCGGCAGGCTGAGCCTCGCGAGCCGCTCCCCCGACGGCACCGTGCGCGCCGCGGCGAACCCCCGCGGCGAGCAGGGCTACGCCGTCGTGCGCTGAGCGCGTCACGACACGGCGGCGCGCTCGGCGGCCACCCACTCGGGCAGCATGCCCGCGTGCAGCACCGTGGCCATGAGCAGCGCCATGCCGAGCTCGGGGTCGTCGCGCAGCGAGGCCTCGACGCAGGCCGCCGCCGTGCCGGATCGCCCCAGCAGCCAGTGCAGCGACGCGAGCATGACGAGCGGGGCGGCGCGCATGCCCGTCGGCGCGACGGCGACGACGTGCTCGAGCAGCCCCACGCCGCGCTCGACGCGGTCACGATCCGGCGCGGGGCCGACCCCGAGCATGCGGTCGGCACCGGCCGCCGATCCCCCGGTGCGCTGCAGCGCGTGCGCCTCGACGCCCGCGGCGATGCCGTCGAGCAGCTGGCACGTCGTCGCGTCGCGGATGGCAGGACGCTGCACGAGCGCGAGCACCGTCGCCGCCTGCTCGGGCGACAGCACCGCGGCCTGCAGCGCGAGCTCGACGGGCACGACGGGGTCGTCGAGCGCCGCGCGCATCGCCCCGGACGTCACGATCGCGTCGAGCGCGTCAGCGACGGCGGCGCACCGCGAGGGCGACGCGGGCTCGGGCACCCGCGGCGCGGGCGTCGGCGCGAGGAACGGCAGGCCCTCGGTGACCTCGAGCTCGGCGAGCGGGCCCCTCGCCGCCTGCGGCTGCGCGTAGTCGCCCCACGCATCCGCCGACTGGCACAGGCGAGCACGCACGGGCACGCGGGCGCGGCGGCACGCGGCGACGAGCGCACGCACGAGCGCGCGGTGCGGCAGGGCACCCGCGCCCACGATGCGGTCGGTCACGACCGCGATGGCGACGCCGTCGGGCTCGGCATCGAGCACCGACCCCACGACGTCGTCGGCCCACGGCACGAGCGCGCCGCGCGGCAGCACGGGGATGTCGCAGCGCAGCGCCATGCCCGTGCGCGATCCGTGGAACGGCACGACGAGGATCGAGCGGGCGATGGCTGGGCCCGCGAGGTGCGGGAGGGCGAGCAGGAGCTGCTGGGGCGACGAGGCGCGGACGATCTGCATGCCCGGGAGCATGCGCGGCGCCGCCGACGGTCACGCGCGCCGCAGACGCGACCTGTGGATCGCGACGTTCGAGCGAGCGTCGTGGAGCCTCGACTCCCCCGCGCTCGCGGGACGCGCTACGAGAAGAGGTCGGAGATCGCGGCGACGACGTCGGCGCCCATGCGCGCCTCGCCAGCGGCGACGTTCTGCGCGATCTGCTCGGGCTTCGTGGCGCCGGCGATGACCGAGACGACCGGCTCCTGCGCGAGCAGCCACGCGAACGTCGCCTCGAGCATCGTGAGGCCCGCGTCGCGCGCGACGCGGTCGTACTCCTCGAGCAGCGTCCAGTCGACGCCCTCGAGCAGCTGCGGCTTGATGCGCGTGAGCCTGCCGTCGTGCGGCTGCTCGGTGCGCGTGTACTTGCCCGAGAGCAGGCCGTTGTACAGCGGGAAGTACGGCAGGAAGCCCAGCCCCGCCTCGCGTGCGGCGGGCAGCACGTCGGCCTCGACGCCGCGCGCCAGCAGGCTGTACTCGTCCTGCGCCGTCACGAAGCCGTTCGGCGACTGCACGGCGGCGGCCTCGCGGATCTGCTCGCCCGACAGGTTCGAGTGCCCGTACGCGCGGATCTTGCCGGCCTCCACGAGCTCGTCGAGCGCGTCGATCGTCGTCGCGATGGGCGTCTCGGGGTCGGGCGTGTGCAGCTGGTACAGGTCGATCCAGTCGGTCTGCAGGCGCGTGAGCGACGCGTCGACCGCGTTGCGGATGTAGCGGCGCTCGCCCTTCGGGCCCCAGTCCTCGCTGCCGGGGATCGGGAAGTCCTGGTGGCCCCACTTCGTGGCGAGCACGACCTGGTCGCGCTTGCCCTTCAGTGCGTTGCCGAGCAGCCGCTCGCTCGTCGTCGGCGGCACGCCGTACATGTCGGCGGTGTCGAGCAGCGTGATGCCGTGGTCGACGGCCGCGTGGATGAGGCGGTCGGTGCCCGCCTGCTCCTCGGTCGCGGTGCCGGGCCGGCCGAGGTTGTTGAGGCCGAGGCCGACCGGGCTGACGACGATGGCACTGGTTCCGAGGGTTCGGCGCATCTCATCAGCCTAGGCGCGTCTCGCCGGTGGCAGTCGCGCTCTCAGCGAAGCGGGATCAGCCGAGCCCCGCGGCCGTCGCCGTGAGCTCGAGCCGGTCGTCGGCGATCGCGCGCAGGCGGATGCCCCGATCGGCCGCCCACGCCGCGAGGCCGTGGGCGCCGCTCGCCGCGAGCCCCGCCTCCGCCATGCGCCGCACGAGCGCGCCCTTGGCGTGCTTGTTCCAGTGGTTGAGCGCCGCGCCGTCCTCGCCCACGACGTCGACGGCGATCGCGCCGGGCACCGGGGCCACGTGGACGTACGCCTTCGAGCGCAGGTCCACGACCGTCTCGTCGGCGAGCAGGGCTCCGGCATCCGACCACGCGCCGCGCAGCGGACCCTTGAGGTCGCTCGACGAGCACCGGTACGACGGGATGCGGTCGCTCGCGCGCACGAACCCCCACAGGGCCGAGCCGATGAGCACGTGATGGTCGACCCACGCGCGCGCCGAGGGGTCGAGCGACGCGGCGCCGAGGCCGTCGTACAGCACGCCCTCGTAGCGCTCGATCGCCGGCATCGTCGGCGACGAGCGCAGCACGCGATCGTCGTCGATCCAGCGCTGGCGCGCCGGCGTCGCAGCGGGCGGCGCCGCGACGGCCTTCGCGATCGTGACGTCGAGGACGCGCTCGCGCGTGGACGACAGGGGCGGGAACGCCAGTGCGCCGAGGTCCAGCATGGACCCCGGCGCACCGCCCGCCGCCTTCGTCTCGGAAGGGGGCAGGATGACGATCACGCGAGCTGTGCGTGCCTGGCGACGATCTCGACCCGGTCGTGGTCGACCGACAGGAAGCCGTCCGCGGCGTCGACCGCGATGGGGGCTCCGTCGATCGGCGTCACGCGCACCTGCCCCTCGGCGAGCACGGCCAGCACGGGCTCATGACCCGAGAGGATGCCGATCTCGCCCTCGACCGTGCGTGCGGAGACCTGGCTCGCATCGCCCGACCAGACCTCGGCCTCGGCGGAGACGATGCTGACGGCGAGTGCCATCAGCCGTTCTCCTTCTGGATCTGCGCCCACTTCTCCTCGACGTCCGTGATGGCGCCGACGTTGAAGAAGGCCTGCTCGGACACGTGGTCGAACTCGCCCTTGGCGATCGCGTCGAACGACTCGATCGTGTCCTTGAGCGGCACCGTGGAGCCCTCGACGCCCGTGAACTTCTTCGCCATGTACGTGTTCTGCGAGAGGAACTGCTCGATGCGACGTGCACGCGACACGACGATCTTGTCCTCCTCGGAGAGCTCGTCGACGCCGAGGATCGCGATGATCTCCTGCAGCTCCTTGTTCTTCTGCAGGATCTGCTTCACGGTCGTGGCGACGCGGTAGTGGTCCTCGCCGATGTAGCGCGGGTCGAGGATGCGGCTCGTCGACGTGAGCGGGTCGACGGCCGGGTAGAGGCCCTTCGACGCGATCGCACGGCTCAGCTCCGTCGTCGCGTCGAGGTGCGCGAACGTCGTGGCGGGGGCCGGGTCGGTGTAGTCGTCAGCGGGCACGTAGATGGCCTGCAGCGACGTGATCGAGTGACCGCGCGTCGAGGTGATGCGCTCCTGGAGGAGGCCCATCTCGTCGGCGAGGTTCGGCTGGTAGCCCACGGCCGAGGGCATGCGGCCGAGCAGCGTCGACACCTCGGAGCCCGCCTGCGTGAAGCGGAAGATGTTGTCGATGAAGAGCAG
The sequence above is a segment of the Agrococcus jejuensis genome. Coding sequences within it:
- a CDS encoding aldo/keto reductase; this translates as MRRTLGTSAIVVSPVGLGLNNLGRPGTATEEQAGTDRLIHAAVDHGITLLDTADMYGVPPTTSERLLGNALKGKRDQVVLATKWGHQDFPIPGSEDWGPKGERRYIRNAVDASLTRLQTDWIDLYQLHTPDPETPIATTIDALDELVEAGKIRAYGHSNLSGEQIREAAAVQSPNGFVTAQDEYSLLARGVEADVLPAAREAGLGFLPYFPLYNGLLSGKYTRTEQPHDGRLTRIKPQLLEGVDWTLLEEYDRVARDAGLTMLEATFAWLLAQEPVVSVIAGATKPEQIAQNVAAGEARMGADVVAAISDLFS
- a CDS encoding YaaA family protein is translated as MLDLGALAFPPLSSTRERVLDVTIAKAVAAPPAATPARQRWIDDDRVLRSSPTMPAIERYEGVLYDGLGAASLDPSARAWVDHHVLIGSALWGFVRASDRIPSYRCSSSDLKGPLRGAWSDAGALLADETVVDLRSKAYVHVAPVPGAIAVDVVGEDGAALNHWNKHAKGALVRRMAEAGLAASGAHGLAAWAADRGIRLRAIADDRLELTATAAGLG
- a CDS encoding DUF4192 family protein; this translates as MQIVRASSPQQLLLALPHLAGPAIARSILVVPFHGSRTGMALRCDIPVLPRGALVPWADDVVGSVLDAEPDGVAIAVVTDRIVGAGALPHRALVRALVAACRRARVPVRARLCQSADAWGDYAQPQAARGPLAELEVTEGLPFLAPTPAPRVPEPASPSRCAAVADALDAIVTSGAMRAALDDPVVPVELALQAAVLSPEQAATVLALVQRPAIRDATTCQLLDGIAAGVEAHALQRTGGSAAGADRMLGVGPAPDRDRVERGVGLLEHVVAVAPTGMRAAPLVMLASLHWLLGRSGTAAACVEASLRDDPELGMALLMATVLHAGMLPEWVAAERAAVS
- a CDS encoding PP2C family protein-serine/threonine phosphatase, whose protein sequence is MTHIGAPVGEHTGQGPASQTFQVRWAGTTDVGLRRAHNEDSLVTQPPVFAIADGMGGHSHGDIASRVVVERLGELGGRDRVEPSDVVEALREATADIARLAGDADAGTGTTVTGCAFAEHDGEPYFAIFNVGDSRTYAMLGERLTRITVDHSVVQELVDAGLLAEDEAESHPEANVVTRAVGFNADPVPDYFLLPIMPRLRLLVCSDGLTKELHDVDIERILGEHEEPLAACEALIDAALDSGGRDNVTVVVVDVLRAPEVEDVDRTVPRATLRED
- a CDS encoding serine/threonine-protein kinase, yielding MAARLPSSPPVLPGFTHVHILGKGGFADVFLYEQNLPRRPVAVKVMHADLVDDRVRSAFRSEVNLMGRLSAHPSILTVYSASVSGDGRPYLVMELCSTEIGDRFRQRPLELDEALEIMVRVGGALETAHRAGTLHRDIKPANILTTAFGHPVLSDFGIAANMHLGDHEAAGVSVPWSAPEVLRDETAGTIASEVWSFGATLYSLVAGRSPAEIRGGRNGTDELSARILAHDIQPFDVDAPRTLATIVRKALAKDPADRYLSILPMVEDLQAVQEEMGVPVTPIDLQERPWSRDLDTGVEEPADELPVRVRAARRRAPMRGAQQIDISSSTQAATPPSRKGLVSVLVGAATAVVLGAVAIVAVAVTTIQGAIPVVEEVVAEPVDGGIAFTWTDPGLVDADSYLVTTAAGDAVIQRATTFRLSGASGEELCVTVAVNRDGRSGDGAEACAEVP
- a CDS encoding gamma-glutamyltransferase family protein, which produces MAVLERGGNAADAAVAAGFVLHVVEPHLNGPGGDLPAIVHVPGSEPRVLSGQGPTGAGATIAAHRALGVDHVPGTGLLAAVVPGAVPAWLTLLRDLGTWSVADVLAFAIDLAERGHHVLPRVAATIGASAERFRSEWPTSAALWLADGVPEPWQRIRNPLLAQTYRRLADAGAGLGRDAACDAAIAAWSEGFVAEAIDAHVRVPVVDATGDAHPGLLRGEDMAAWRPTWEAPLGLDWRGRRVLKCGAWTQGPALLAQLGILEPLLPTRADRFDADLVHLATEAAKLAFADRDAWFGDGADLTGLLDEPYLAERRALIGSEASLELRPGALHGAPRFPVVQVEGAERAAGAGEPTRGDTCHLDVVDADGMVISATPSGGWLQSSPAIEGLGFCLGTRAQMLWLEEGLATSMAPGIRPRTTLSPSMALHDDGTVAAFGTPGGDQQDSWQLSMLLGMGVLGLGPQAAIDAPAWHTTHLVSSFDPRVWEPGGLHVESRLGADVIDELRRRGHRVTDVGEWSLGRLSLASRSPDGTVRAAANPRGEQGYAVVR
- a CDS encoding Lrp/AsnC family transcriptional regulator; the protein is MSDRRNPALDDVSKAIIERLQRDGRRSYADIGREVGLSEAAVRQRVQRLTESGVMQIVAVTDPLQLGFRRQAMVGIRVQGDTVKVAERLAELPQIDYVVMTAGTFDVIAEVVCEDDDALIELLNTEVRTIEGVAATETFLYMRLVEQRYDWGTR
- a CDS encoding aspartate aminotransferase family protein produces the protein MTMTELNDLQTKAADHLWMHFARQSALEAGQTPIIVKGSGHHIYDDAGKEYIDGLAGLFVVAAGHGRESLAEAAARQAKELAFFPLWSYAHPPAIELADRIASYAPGSLNHVFFSSGGGEAVESAFKLAKQFWKIQGKPMKHKVISRAVAYHGTPQGALAITGIPSLKQMFEPLVPGGFRVPNTNRYRAEESGFTGTTDEEFGIWAADRIEEMILFEGADTVAAVFLEPVQNAGGCFPPPPGYFQRVREICDRHDVLLVSDEVICAFGRIGHMFACDAYGYEPDMITFAKAVTSGYAPLGGTVVNDRVYEPFRQGDAMFSHGYTFGGHPVSTAVANANLDLFEDEGLLERVRTNSPLFRASLESLLDLDIVGDVRGDGYFFGIELVKDKGTKESFDGPESERLLRGFLSKELWEAGLYCRADDRGDPVIQLSPPLTIGEPEFAEITGILRDVLTRAQAQL
- a CDS encoding F0F1 ATP synthase subunit epsilon, which encodes MALAVSIVSAEAEVWSGDASQVSARTVEGEIGILSGHEPVLAVLAEGQVRVTPIDGAPIAVDAADGFLSVDHDRVEIVARHAQLA